The genomic interval CGACCTGCGGATAGCGGGCCGCCAGCTCGCCGCCGAAGCGGTTGACCATGCAGCCGGCGACGACGACGGTGCGCCCCGCGCGACGGCCCTTCCAGCGGACGGCATCGGCGATCGCCTCGTGCGACTCCTCGACGGCGGGGCCGATGAAGGCGCAGGTGTTCACGAGCAGCAGGTCGGCGCGTTCCAGGTCGGGGACGAGCCCCCAGCCCCCGGCACCGAGGCCGCCGACGAGGTACTCGGTGTCGACGAGGTTCTTCGAGCAGCCGAGGCTGACGACGCCTGCG from bacterium carries:
- a CDS encoding 30S ribosomal protein S12 methylthiotransferase RimO, translating into MARTRRIPLAGVVSLGCSKNLVDTEYLVGGLGAGGWGLVPDLERADLLLVNTCAFIGPAVEESHEAIADAVRWKGRRAGRTVVVAGCMVNRFGGELAARYPQV